CGCCAACTAATCTCAAAATTCTGTCATCCGTTTTTGTTTTATCAAGAAATCTGAAAACATTCTCCAAATGCTGTATAGTTTCATCTTGAGATGTAAGTTTACTGGCATCTATATTATCTGCATATTCCATAAATTTCTTTAATCTCTGTTGCCAGTATGTATTATGCACCAACACCCCACTCTCCGACACCAAAAAATTATGCTCTCGATACACCTCCAAATTGAAAACGCTATGCTGCCCCTCCAGTTTTTCTTTAGACAAAAGTGCTGAAATTCCAGCTTTGGTTTTCACCCTCTCACCTATTTCCAAATCACCAACAGCAATCCAATCTTGCCTATCTACAGACCAAAATGGATGTACAGATGTTGCTCCAATCAGCTGCTCCAAACCTTCAAAATAATAGTTGGAAACATCCGAACTAATATGTTCAAATTTACCCGTTATCGGACGACTTACCCACTCCAATTGCTCATCATTTCCCCCAAAGGATCCACACTCCACCACCTCGCAGCAGCCGCATCATACCACCTCGCCCCATAGTCGATTAGGTTCAACCCAAAATCCGAAACCAACTCCTTCCCATTGTATTGATAAGGATTGTTTGCCCCACTCTGCATCCAAGGTCCTTCCATTTCCATCCCAAAAGGATAGAAATGTTTTTCTTGAAGAATCTCACTTGGTGTTTCCAATATTCCGTCACCATCCAAATCACTGACCCACAAGCGGAGTTGCCTAAGTGGTCTTTGATGGCGTATTCGTGGCGGTATTGAGTGGAGGAGGTGAAAAATATGCGTCCTTTGGTGTCATCGGATACTAATACTCATTTATAATCCAATCCCTTCTATAACAAGATTGAACTTCAAAAATCGCTCTTTTTTTTACATAATTATCATACATATTTTTCATATTAAGCCCATCTATCTTTATGTTTTCTAAAAGTGCAGAATCCTTTTTTCTTCCCTTCAAATGTACTATTTTTTGATACAAACTTGGAGTTATATGAGCGTTATTATGATGTAAATAACGATAGAAAAATTCTGCAAACTCATTGTATTTAAATCCTTTTAATTTAAATACTCTACCTTCTACAAAAGCTATAATAAAATCGCACTGATAGGGTATTTCATTTGCTTTGAACTTGTGAAGTCCTATTAAATTTTCATAATAATGAATATTGTTTATAGAATCAATATTAAATTTTTTGCTATAAAATCCCTTATAGATATTGAAAGAAAAATCAATGTAATTACCGTTTTCTTTTTGAAGAAACTCCTTTTGGAAAAAAAAATGCAATTTATTTAAATCTCTAAATTTTACATTAACAAATTGTATATCAATAAGGTTAGAGGAGGTTAGCATTTCACTTTCTAATTGAGAAATATCAATACAAGTTCCGTTTTTTTGAGAAAACTCAAAATAGTCCGCTGCTACCATAAGTTTAGCAATCGTTTCTATGCTATCTTGTTGCCCTAAACAAAGTTGAACCTCTAAAAAGATTAATAATAAACAAAAGTATTTCATATTTCTATTATCGTAGTTGGTTGTTTGGCGTTCAATTACATGAGTTTTGATATTAGTTCCATTTAATTAGAATCCACACTCCACCATCTCGCCGCCGCCACATCATACCACCTCGCCCCATAATCCATCAAATTCAGCCCAAAATCCGAAACCAATTCCTTCCCATTGTATTGATAGGGATTGTTTGCCCCACTCTGCATCCAAGGTCCTTCCATTTCCATTCCAAAAGGATAAAAATGTTTCTCTTGAAGAATCTCACTCGGAGTTTCCAAGATGCCATCATTGTCCAAGTCGCTGACCCATAGGCGGATGTTGCCGAGGTAATCTATAGTGGTAGTATTTGATAGTCGAAGTGAAATATACTCACCCTTCGGCATAATAGATAACTTGTCTTATACTGATGTAGTCTAGTCATAATTGAAAAGGTCGTTTACTAAAAAAGCCAAGAAAAAATAGGTTTTCAAACTATTTTTCTTGACTTTAAGAAACTAATTATCAACACAATAAAAACAGTCTAAGTATTTAGAATGCCACTATGAAAGGATTGCATTTTCGACTGCCATCTTAATCATAAGAAATAAAAACATCATATATTCCAAAATAGCTATCAGTAACCTCTCCATTGCCATCAAATTCTAATTCATACCAAAAAATATGTCTTCCTTCAACCCTATCTTTAGCAATTAATCGAACCCGAAAAAAACCCACTCCTCGCATTTTGCCACTTAGTATAATAGTAGTGTTTTTATGTTCTATATCCAATTCATTAAGAATAACACCTTTTGGTAGAAAGGGAATAAATTCCCTCATAGACTCCTCGTCTTCAAAATGGTACTTTTTTAATGCTTCAATAGCCTCAATTTTGAGAGCATTTAAATTATAGTATTCAATAAACCTTTCTTCTAATTCATTCAACATAAAATTTCTATTCATTTATAATTTTATCAAAAAGCATGTTCTTTATTTTTTCAACATCTCCTGTTTCTTTAATTTTACCTAGCACTCTATAATGACTTGCCCCCGTCTTTTTTATTTTTATTTTTATTTTTATTTTATATGTATAACCAGGATATTTTTTTCATTTCTGTTGCAGTTAACCTAACAATTCCAGCATTATCTTTTGGTGCTACTAATCCCTTTTTCATAGCAGCATCCATTGCATCCGCTATCCCTAAGTCTTTTAATTTATTAAATACACTATGTTTTATAGATCTAATTTTCGGCAGGCAATTATTATGTACTAATAAACTCCCATCCGACACCAAAAAATTATGCTCTCGATACACCTCCAAATTGAAAACGCTATGCTGTCCCTCCAATCTTTCCTTAGATAAAAGCGTAGAAATCCCCACTTTGGTTTTCACCCTCTCACCTATTTCCAAATCACCAACAGCAATCCAATCTTGCCTATCTACAGACCAAAATGGATGTACAGATGTTGCTCCAATCAGCTGCTCCAAACCTTCAAAATAATAGTTGGAAACATCCGAACTAATATGTTCAAATTTACCCGTTATCGGACGACTTACCCACTCCAATTGCTCATCATTTCCCCCAAAGGATCCACACTCCACCATCTCCCCGCCGCAGAATCATACCACCTCGCCCCATAATCCATCAAATTCAGCCCAAAATCCGAAACCAATTCCTTCCCATTGTATTGATAGGGATTGTTTGCGCCACTCTGCATCCAAGGTCCTTCCATTTCCATTCCAAAAGGATAAAAATGTTTCTCTTGTAGGATTTCGGAGGGTGTTTCCAAGATGCCATCATTGTCCAAATCACTGACCCATAAGCGGATGTTTCCTAAGTGGTCTTGTCCCGAAACCTATGAATGGTCTTTGATGGCGTATTTGTGGCGACATTGAAGGACTATCTCAATAGAAATACATTTTTTTTATTATGTTTTCTGATTCTGTAATAATTTCATCAATATTTTTCCCATCTACAGGAACTTTATATCTAATACTTACATCATACCCGTTTTGAGTTCTTCCAGCTATATCCATAGCACAATATGATTTATTATTTATAATACTATATGAAAGTATTTGAATT
The Chitinophagales bacterium genome window above contains:
- a CDS encoding RHS repeat-associated core domain-containing protein, which gives rise to MWVSDLDGDGILETPSEILQEKHFYPFGMEMEGPWMQSGANNPYQYNGKELVSDFGLNLIDYGARWYDAAAARWWSVDPLGEMMSNWSG
- a CDS encoding RHS repeat-associated core domain-containing protein; this translates as METPSEILQEKHFYPFGMEMEGPWMQSGANNPYQYNGKELVSDFGLNLMDYGARWYDSAAGRWWSVDPLGEMMSNWSG
- a CDS encoding polymorphic toxin-type HINT domain-containing protein; the protein is MEWVSRPITGKFEHISSDVSNYYFEGLEQLIGATSVHPFWSVDRQDWIAVGDLEIGERVKTKAGISALLSKEKLEGQHSVFNLEVYREHNFLVSESGVLVHNTYWQQRLKKFMEYADNIDASKLTSQDETIQHLENVFRFLDKTKTDDRILRLVGENNVIFRDGIKTIYQAGSATGGNYTKVFPNGGFQIFRDHKVIINKLKE